A genomic stretch from Telmatocola sphagniphila includes:
- a CDS encoding (5-formylfuran-3-yl)methyl phosphate synthase, with translation MKPKTIQLLVSVQNAEEAALVMDLGVDCIDIKNPSVGSLGRPTFEVVDEVVNLVADKVPLSAALGEFSEEHDTLDVRLLKLPLRYLKWGLSKLGWPMPFVNHVREVNGFGRMIGAAYADAKICDAPSLPKVACLASRLNAPVFLIDTFQKDGRSLFAHVSVAEIEHLREMAFWGDMELALAGSVKWEELPEIKRIRPNWLAVRGLVCQEGDRRKPIDPERVKRLKQLLN, from the coding sequence ATGAAGCCGAAAACGATCCAACTGCTGGTCAGCGTGCAAAATGCTGAAGAAGCCGCACTGGTTATGGACTTGGGGGTCGATTGCATCGATATTAAAAATCCAAGCGTGGGTTCGTTGGGGCGACCTACTTTCGAAGTCGTGGACGAGGTGGTTAATCTCGTTGCCGATAAGGTGCCCTTAAGCGCCGCACTGGGAGAGTTCTCCGAAGAACACGATACTCTGGATGTTCGGTTACTGAAATTGCCACTGCGTTATTTGAAGTGGGGCTTGAGCAAACTCGGCTGGCCAATGCCTTTTGTCAATCACGTTCGCGAGGTGAACGGCTTTGGGCGGATGATCGGGGCCGCATACGCGGATGCTAAAATCTGCGATGCTCCCTCCTTGCCTAAAGTCGCCTGTCTGGCCAGCCGGTTGAATGCCCCGGTGTTCCTGATCGATACTTTTCAGAAGGATGGTCGATCGCTTTTCGCCCATGTATCTGTGGCGGAGATCGAACACCTTCGCGAAATGGCTTTCTGGGGAGATATGGAACTGGCCTTGGCCGGCTCCGTGAAGTGGGAAGAACTGCCCGAGATCAAACGAATTCGTCCCAATTGGCTGGCCGTGCGAGGATTAGTCTGCCAGGAGGGGGATCGCAGAAAGCCAATTGACCCGGAACGGGTAAAACGCTTGAAGCAACTTCTCAATTGA
- a CDS encoding amino acid kinase family protein, whose translation MSLLLVKVGGSLFDLPTLGIAIEHWLAQQSEGQILLLAGGGDFVEALRKYQPLHHLNDVDSHWLAVRALGISARMLAQILPGKPLLEEFEPSLPQERILVLDGHRFLEWDEKNTGALPKSWSVTTDSIAVRAGGQLGASRVVLLKSRDFPFDGNWLKAAREGYVDGHFPTIAAETTLSLECLNFRGWMQLAGYQKS comes from the coding sequence GTGAGTTTGTTGCTTGTCAAAGTGGGCGGCAGCCTGTTCGATCTCCCCACTCTGGGAATTGCAATCGAACACTGGTTAGCGCAACAGTCAGAGGGCCAAATTCTGTTGCTGGCGGGCGGCGGCGATTTTGTGGAAGCCTTAAGAAAATATCAGCCGCTTCACCATCTGAACGATGTCGATTCCCACTGGCTGGCCGTGCGGGCCTTGGGAATTTCCGCTCGGATGCTGGCTCAGATCCTGCCAGGCAAACCTTTACTCGAAGAATTTGAGCCGTCGCTTCCCCAGGAACGAATCCTGGTTCTGGATGGTCACCGTTTTCTGGAATGGGATGAGAAAAACACCGGGGCCCTTCCCAAATCCTGGTCGGTCACGACCGATAGCATAGCCGTGCGGGCTGGTGGGCAACTGGGTGCTTCCCGAGTGGTACTTCTGAAATCTCGGGACTTCCCATTCGACGGAAACTGGCTAAAAGCAGCCCGGGAAGGCTATGTCGATGGGCATTTCCCCACAATCGCGGCGGAAACGACCTTATCGCTGGAGTGTCTGAATTTTCGAGGCTGGATGCAGCTTGCAGGCTATCAGAAGTCCTAG
- a CDS encoding hydantoinase/oxoprolinase family protein, with protein MNYLGLDIGGANIKIAHSKGRAFTLPFALWKSPKKLHKLLKKAARQMPKYDLVGICMTGESCDCYSTKQEGVNRILDEVLKIFPEEELQIWQVDQGFQTIESARIDYLKTASSNWHALASYCGLIYSDDRSLLIDIGSTTTDIIPILKGKPASRGKTDFERLQSDELVYIGVGRTPLPMLDGQGICREVFATTLDLHLVLEHIEEDPDNFNTADGQPATKREAKSRIAHTLGGDLSTISDKKIAATAQRFYQLQAEGILQGIEKVLARHKAGFTRTILSGSGEFLIRELARHSEFNQRLPQTDFVSLSQLLDQELSSAACAWAITQLLVHFKH; from the coding sequence ATGAACTATCTCGGTCTGGATATTGGGGGGGCGAACATAAAAATCGCCCACAGTAAAGGCAGAGCTTTCACCTTGCCTTTCGCACTCTGGAAGTCCCCCAAAAAGTTGCACAAACTGCTAAAAAAAGCTGCCAGGCAGATGCCCAAATACGATCTGGTCGGCATCTGCATGACCGGCGAATCCTGCGACTGCTATTCGACCAAACAGGAAGGCGTTAATCGCATACTCGATGAAGTATTAAAAATATTTCCCGAAGAGGAATTGCAAATCTGGCAGGTGGACCAGGGTTTTCAGACGATCGAAAGTGCCCGTATCGACTATTTGAAAACGGCCTCCTCCAATTGGCACGCCCTGGCCAGTTATTGCGGACTGATCTATTCCGACGATCGCAGCTTGCTGATCGATATCGGTTCCACCACCACCGATATTATTCCTATCCTCAAAGGTAAACCAGCCAGCCGGGGTAAAACCGATTTTGAGCGACTTCAATCCGACGAATTAGTCTATATCGGTGTAGGCCGAACTCCGCTTCCGATGCTGGATGGCCAAGGTATCTGCCGGGAAGTTTTCGCCACCACCCTCGATCTGCATCTCGTCCTGGAACATATCGAGGAGGATCCGGACAACTTCAACACCGCCGATGGACAACCGGCCACGAAGAGGGAGGCCAAGTCTAGAATTGCTCATACACTCGGTGGGGATTTATCGACAATCTCCGACAAAAAAATCGCTGCCACGGCTCAGCGGTTTTACCAATTACAGGCCGAAGGGATTCTGCAGGGAATTGAGAAAGTTCTGGCTCGACATAAAGCCGGCTTTACACGGACGATCCTCTCCGGGTCGGGTGAATTTCTGATCCGCGAATTGGCCCGGCATTCCGAATTTAATCAGCGTCTGCCCCAGACTGATTTCGTTTCTTTATCGCAACTTTTGGATCAAGAGCTTTCCTCGGCCGCTTGCGCCTGGGCAATCACTCAACTGCTCGTGCACTTCAAACACTAA
- a CDS encoding hsp70 family protein yields the protein MSRYLVGIDLGTTNSALAYIDLQSKSRKGVTIQHFRVPQLVGISQVVERPLLPSFLYIPGEFDLPPGALNLPWTNEQKFAIGEFARDHGSKVAGRLISSAKSWLCHPGVDRTAPLLPWGAPPDIQRFSPQEVSRRYLRHFVDAWNSTVAKSDVEKLEEQQVVITVPASFDDVARNITLEAAKQAGFKNIRLLEEPQAAFYCWMGMSSPLEIQRVGPGMQCVVVDVGGGTTDFSLIRAGEDTGELSFQREAVGDHLLLGGDNMDLALAREVEPTLTGSSKLDATQFAMLIQACRKAKETLLSENPPESVPVTVIGRGRSVIGGTLTAQLKKEQLQKSLLDGFFPAVPVDAEPVKSNRHGIQEMGLPYVQDPAVTKHLASFLKKHLPENTRPEAILFNGGVFTAGVLRDRLVEVMKGWYGEEWNPIQLSTPSLDLAVAYGAAYSAWLLHTGGKRIGGGIPRSYYLGIETDQSIEENQAKSVLCVIPRRMQEGETIELTEPVLELSLGQPVLFPLYSSTVRGKDKAGQIVKIKPDQLLQLPPVHTQLRGGKRSGVKQVPVTLAARCTEIGTLELFCIGKEKENRWRLEFNVRDAGFNNEEEAEEKTTAEFSEVLPETVVAGAMDTVTETFSNPEIDARELTKKLETVLGESRSDWAMPVCRRIWGKLEELANSRFLSPQHASRWYNLAGFCLRPGFGDPLDRYRVESLWKIATTPSAQGAVFDSGADFWIMMRRVAGGLPSGLQLTLWNRLRPVLIASKGKSQPKPAANELVEMYRTAGSLERLDTKVKDQLGSSILGQLSKASSSGHLLWALTRLGARQLLYGPINSVLHPQIVEKWVEQLLLLQPKNDAEKVNWAFCLAQWGRRTGQRSIDLSEDTRNNILAVLRDMKIPEHWIQMVEEVSVLDSAEKSQLFGESLPIGLKLAGG from the coding sequence ATGAGCCGTTATCTAGTCGGAATCGACTTGGGAACCACCAATTCCGCGCTTGCCTACATCGATCTTCAGAGTAAATCCCGTAAAGGCGTAACCATTCAGCACTTTCGGGTTCCTCAGTTGGTGGGTATCTCGCAAGTTGTCGAACGGCCTCTTCTTCCTTCCTTTCTCTACATCCCAGGGGAATTCGATCTGCCGCCGGGCGCACTCAATCTGCCTTGGACGAACGAGCAGAAATTCGCCATTGGCGAATTTGCCCGGGATCATGGCTCGAAGGTGGCAGGACGACTGATTTCCTCCGCCAAGTCCTGGCTCTGCCATCCGGGTGTCGACCGAACGGCCCCGCTACTTCCCTGGGGAGCCCCGCCGGACATCCAACGATTTTCTCCGCAGGAAGTTTCTCGCAGATATCTTCGGCATTTTGTCGATGCCTGGAATAGTACAGTTGCCAAATCGGACGTGGAGAAACTGGAAGAGCAGCAAGTCGTCATTACCGTACCGGCCTCTTTCGACGACGTCGCCCGAAACATCACACTGGAAGCCGCCAAACAGGCCGGCTTCAAAAATATCCGGCTGCTGGAAGAGCCGCAGGCCGCTTTTTACTGCTGGATGGGGATGTCTTCACCGTTGGAAATTCAACGGGTCGGCCCGGGCATGCAATGTGTAGTAGTGGATGTCGGCGGCGGCACTACCGATTTTAGTCTCATTCGGGCCGGGGAGGATACTGGAGAGCTCTCCTTCCAGAGAGAAGCCGTGGGGGACCACTTACTGCTGGGCGGCGATAACATGGACTTGGCTTTGGCTCGGGAGGTCGAGCCGACGCTCACTGGATCGAGTAAGCTGGATGCAACCCAGTTCGCCATGCTCATTCAGGCCTGCCGTAAAGCCAAGGAAACGCTTCTTTCGGAAAATCCCCCAGAGAGTGTCCCCGTCACAGTGATTGGCCGTGGCCGTTCCGTAATTGGTGGCACGTTGACTGCTCAGTTGAAGAAAGAGCAGTTGCAAAAGTCTTTACTCGATGGCTTTTTCCCTGCTGTGCCAGTTGATGCAGAACCCGTCAAATCGAATCGGCACGGCATCCAGGAAATGGGTCTGCCCTACGTTCAGGATCCGGCAGTCACCAAGCATCTGGCCAGCTTTCTGAAAAAACATCTCCCCGAAAATACTCGCCCCGAGGCCATTCTCTTCAACGGCGGCGTCTTCACGGCCGGCGTCCTGCGAGATCGACTTGTGGAAGTCATGAAGGGCTGGTACGGAGAAGAGTGGAATCCGATTCAGCTCTCTACACCTTCGCTGGATCTTGCAGTCGCTTACGGAGCCGCCTATTCCGCCTGGCTGCTGCACACCGGTGGTAAGCGTATCGGGGGCGGTATCCCGCGTTCTTACTACCTCGGGATCGAAACCGATCAATCGATTGAAGAAAATCAGGCCAAATCGGTCCTTTGCGTCATTCCCCGTCGAATGCAGGAAGGGGAGACCATCGAACTGACAGAACCGGTCCTGGAGTTGTCCCTCGGCCAGCCCGTGCTGTTCCCCTTGTACAGCTCAACTGTTCGTGGAAAGGACAAAGCTGGGCAAATTGTCAAAATCAAGCCGGACCAACTCCTTCAATTACCACCGGTGCATACTCAGTTGCGCGGCGGCAAACGCAGCGGAGTGAAACAGGTTCCGGTAACTCTGGCGGCTCGCTGCACGGAGATCGGTACGCTCGAGCTATTCTGTATCGGCAAGGAAAAGGAAAATCGCTGGCGGCTGGAGTTCAATGTTCGCGATGCCGGTTTTAACAACGAGGAAGAGGCCGAGGAGAAGACTACTGCGGAATTCTCCGAAGTCCTTCCCGAAACTGTAGTTGCAGGCGCCATGGACACCGTCACCGAGACGTTTTCGAATCCGGAAATTGATGCTCGCGAATTGACCAAGAAACTCGAAACGGTTCTGGGAGAATCCCGATCCGATTGGGCGATGCCGGTCTGTCGGCGCATCTGGGGGAAGCTGGAAGAGCTGGCCAACAGTCGATTCCTATCGCCCCAGCATGCTTCCCGCTGGTACAACTTGGCGGGCTTTTGCTTGCGGCCTGGCTTTGGCGATCCTCTGGATCGCTATCGGGTGGAATCTTTGTGGAAAATCGCGACCACGCCCTCCGCACAAGGGGCGGTTTTCGATTCCGGCGCTGATTTCTGGATTATGATGCGGCGGGTGGCCGGGGGATTACCTTCGGGACTTCAGTTGACGCTCTGGAATCGGTTGCGGCCGGTGCTGATCGCTTCCAAGGGGAAATCTCAGCCCAAACCGGCGGCGAACGAACTGGTGGAAATGTATCGAACGGCCGGTAGCCTGGAACGACTCGATACGAAGGTGAAGGATCAACTTGGTTCGAGTATTCTGGGACAGCTTTCCAAGGCCAGTTCGAGCGGGCATTTGCTGTGGGCGCTGACTCGTCTGGGAGCCCGTCAGTTGCTTTATGGTCCGATCAACTCGGTTTTGCACCCTCAGATTGTCGAAAAATGGGTCGAGCAATTGCTCCTGCTACAACCGAAGAACGATGCGGAGAAGGTGAACTGGGCCTTCTGTCTGGCTCAATGGGGCCGGCGAACGGGGCAGCGGTCGATCGATCTTTCCGAGGATACGCGAAACAACATCCTGGCGGTCTTGCGGGATATGAAGATTCCCGAGCACTGGATTCAGATGGTGGAGGAAGTGTCGGTTCTGGACTCGGCGGAAAAATCTCAACTGTTTGGGGAGTCGCTGCCGATCGGGCTGAAGCTGGCGGGGGGATAA
- a CDS encoding WD40 repeat domain-containing protein — translation MNHFFSLAFLFVLPAFAFEGQDKTQSEIEALVQKLGSKAFREREKSQQELLVLKEESIPHLRKLASQATEPEVKGRLNQIIETLIGNFAKETQKFSVEEKSPIYSIALSPDAKSLFAVYGNKLIRRWDVDKQKSTELKCDFDLSSVRCSPDGKFIAVAGIANSILIYDSAELKKIGEIKCPNAEVFEAVWSPNSKNLVSVGGDKFARLWDLESGKCIKELELARYTSSVCFSPDGKKIAAGSAVGDVSIWDAESGGELLRIQKHPRLVKSMQFSPDGKQLVTACFDGTVRLFDANSGKPIASFESHFGKLFSVRFSPSGDKIACAGSDGSIGLWEIESHKPLHTYTGHKEQVMELRFKPDGKTILSGSFDGTLRFWHVPITSESH, via the coding sequence ATGAATCACTTTTTCTCCCTCGCATTTCTTTTTGTGCTACCCGCGTTTGCGTTTGAAGGACAGGATAAAACCCAAAGTGAAATAGAGGCCTTGGTTCAGAAGTTGGGTTCGAAGGCGTTTCGAGAACGGGAAAAATCGCAGCAAGAACTATTAGTGCTTAAAGAAGAATCCATTCCCCATCTCCGAAAGTTAGCCTCTCAGGCGACAGAGCCCGAAGTAAAAGGGCGGTTGAACCAGATTATTGAGACCCTTATCGGGAACTTTGCCAAGGAAACTCAGAAGTTTTCCGTGGAAGAAAAATCCCCTATTTACTCCATAGCCCTTTCGCCCGATGCGAAGTCCCTCTTTGCCGTTTATGGCAATAAATTGATACGTCGCTGGGATGTTGACAAGCAAAAGAGCACTGAGCTGAAATGCGATTTTGATCTTAGTTCGGTCCGTTGCTCACCAGACGGAAAATTTATCGCGGTAGCAGGTATCGCTAACTCAATTCTGATCTACGATTCCGCTGAACTGAAAAAGATCGGAGAAATTAAGTGCCCGAACGCTGAAGTTTTCGAAGCAGTCTGGTCGCCGAACAGTAAAAATCTGGTTTCGGTAGGCGGAGACAAATTTGCTCGACTGTGGGATTTGGAATCCGGAAAGTGCATCAAGGAACTTGAACTTGCCCGCTATACATCCTCAGTTTGCTTCTCGCCGGACGGTAAGAAAATTGCCGCCGGTTCCGCGGTGGGAGATGTCTCCATCTGGGATGCCGAAAGTGGCGGCGAACTTTTGAGAATCCAAAAACATCCCCGATTGGTGAAGTCGATGCAATTTTCACCCGACGGGAAGCAACTTGTGACCGCTTGTTTTGATGGGACTGTGAGGCTCTTTGATGCCAATTCCGGCAAGCCAATAGCGAGTTTCGAAAGCCATTTCGGGAAGTTGTTTTCTGTTCGTTTTTCGCCCTCGGGTGACAAAATTGCCTGTGCGGGAAGTGATGGCTCGATAGGCCTATGGGAAATCGAATCTCACAAACCATTGCACACTTATACTGGTCACAAAGAACAGGTAATGGAGTTGCGTTTCAAACCCGACGGGAAAACCATCCTATCCGGAAGTTTTGATGGAACTCTCCGTTTCTGGCATGTTCCGATTACCTCCGAATCGCACTGA
- a CDS encoding DUF2203 family protein encodes MKNPSQRTFGSFSNKNRKTAEFDIQTANRMLPLVKQIAQDMSANSLRRCKLQRELNQLDAFRRELTWESRSRRYRIVEELGTCDSEMKSAMQELKQLGISVVDDTHSRIGFPTNINNRPAYFTWQPPEEQVQFWNYRDEEARRPIPSDWLETKPKVLS; translated from the coding sequence ATGAAAAATCCATCACAACGAACCTTCGGGTCGTTCTCAAACAAGAATAGGAAGACGGCGGAATTCGACATCCAGACGGCTAACCGGATGTTACCGCTGGTTAAACAAATTGCCCAGGATATGTCGGCTAACAGCCTTCGCCGCTGCAAGCTTCAACGGGAACTCAACCAGTTGGATGCATTCCGGCGGGAACTGACTTGGGAATCGCGAAGCCGCCGGTATCGCATCGTCGAGGAACTCGGCACCTGCGATAGCGAAATGAAATCCGCCATGCAAGAGCTCAAGCAATTGGGAATCTCGGTGGTGGACGATACGCACAGCCGGATTGGTTTCCCCACGAACATTAACAACCGCCCAGCTTACTTCACCTGGCAACCCCCGGAAGAACAGGTCCAGTTCTGGAACTACCGGGATGAAGAAGCTCGTCGGCCGATTCCTTCGGACTGGCTGGAAACCAAACCCAAGGTTTTAAGCTGA
- the nagB gene encoding glucosamine-6-phosphate deaminase codes for MMNPTVAPSTRMPTLIFPTSTDAARHVATLMAKMIRENNASGVPTVLGLATGSTPVGLYRELIRMHKEENLDFSRVVTFNLDEYFPMPKDDSHSYNRWMQETLFSHINIKPENVHIPDGTVKPGAVADHCERYEEAIRKAGGIDIQILGIGRTGHIGFNEPGSPKTARTRLVTLDPVTKRDAASGFFGEENVPQQAITMGTATILEARKVILMAFGEHKAPTVQKAVENPPSESIAASFLQEHSDSTFILDAAAASDLTLYRRPWEIGPVVWKPELIRQAVIWLSLKVHKGLLKLSDNDFREHHLYELLREHGPAENLGYRVFQDRFQTIINHPAGNDPKRTILVFSPHPDDDVISMGGTIIRLVEQGHKVHIAYMTNGNIAVFDHDALRFTDFVESFHRIFQLDQQNTSEVKKRVTEFLKNKKPGQPDTDDVLKIKALIRETEARAAALACGIPPEQLEFMDLRFYRTGTIAKNPIHPQDITDIVNLFERLKPYQIYVAGELSDPHGTHRLCAEAIYEAVRRVRAKKQDFDVWLYRGAWEEWEPHQIEMAVPLSSDVLDRKKEAIFRHQSQKDRAMFPGSADKREFWQRAEWRNTQTAQLYDQFGLPEYYAMEAFVRWKDA; via the coding sequence ATGATGAATCCTACGGTAGCACCTTCGACCCGGATGCCCACATTGATATTTCCGACCAGTACCGATGCTGCGCGGCATGTGGCCACTCTGATGGCCAAGATGATTCGCGAAAACAATGCTTCGGGCGTTCCCACTGTTCTGGGGTTGGCCACCGGTTCGACGCCGGTGGGGCTCTACCGCGAACTAATCCGCATGCATAAGGAAGAGAACCTCGATTTCTCGCGGGTGGTAACCTTCAATCTGGACGAATACTTCCCGATGCCGAAGGACGATTCTCACTCCTACAACCGCTGGATGCAGGAAACGCTCTTCTCGCACATCAATATCAAGCCGGAAAATGTCCATATCCCCGATGGCACCGTGAAACCGGGGGCCGTGGCCGATCACTGCGAACGCTATGAAGAAGCAATCCGCAAAGCGGGCGGGATCGACATCCAAATCCTGGGAATCGGCCGAACCGGACACATCGGCTTCAACGAGCCAGGTTCTCCCAAAACGGCGCGAACGCGACTCGTCACCTTGGATCCGGTGACCAAACGCGATGCGGCTTCGGGTTTCTTCGGGGAAGAGAACGTCCCCCAGCAGGCCATCACAATGGGCACGGCCACCATTCTCGAAGCTCGCAAAGTCATCCTGATGGCCTTCGGCGAGCACAAGGCCCCAACCGTTCAGAAAGCGGTCGAAAATCCACCTTCGGAATCGATTGCGGCCAGCTTCCTGCAGGAGCATTCGGATTCGACTTTCATTCTCGATGCCGCCGCCGCCAGCGATTTGACGCTATATCGCCGTCCCTGGGAAATCGGCCCGGTGGTCTGGAAACCCGAATTAATCCGACAGGCGGTCATCTGGCTCAGTTTGAAGGTACACAAAGGATTATTGAAACTTTCGGATAATGATTTCCGGGAACATCACCTCTACGAACTGCTACGGGAGCATGGCCCGGCCGAGAATTTGGGCTACCGAGTCTTCCAGGATCGGTTCCAGACCATTATCAATCACCCGGCGGGAAATGATCCGAAGCGAACCATTTTGGTTTTCAGCCCTCATCCGGATGACGATGTCATCAGCATGGGAGGAACGATTATTCGCCTGGTGGAACAGGGGCATAAAGTTCACATCGCCTACATGACGAACGGGAATATCGCGGTATTCGACCACGATGCTTTGAGATTCACCGACTTCGTGGAATCTTTCCACCGCATATTCCAGCTCGACCAGCAGAATACCTCGGAAGTCAAAAAGCGGGTGACGGAGTTCCTGAAGAACAAGAAACCGGGCCAGCCCGACACGGACGATGTTCTGAAAATTAAAGCTCTGATTCGGGAGACGGAAGCCCGGGCGGCCGCGCTGGCCTGCGGAATTCCTCCGGAACAGCTCGAATTTATGGACCTTCGATTCTACAGAACGGGCACGATTGCAAAAAATCCTATTCACCCGCAGGACATAACTGATATTGTGAACTTATTCGAAAGATTGAAACCTTATCAGATCTATGTCGCCGGGGAACTCTCCGACCCGCACGGCACGCATCGACTCTGTGCAGAGGCCATTTATGAGGCTGTCCGCCGGGTTCGTGCGAAGAAGCAGGACTTCGATGTCTGGCTGTACCGTGGCGCCTGGGAGGAGTGGGAACCGCATCAAATCGAAATGGCCGTTCCGCTGAGTTCGGACGTTCTGGACCGCAAAAAAGAAGCCATATTCCGGCATCAGTCTCAAAAAGATCGGGCTATGTTTCCCGGCAGTGCGGACAAGCGGGAATTCTGGCAGCGAGCGGAATGGCGGAACACCCAGACCGCCCAACTGTACGACCAGTTTGGATTGCCCGAATATTATGCCATGGAAGCGTTCGTACGATGGAAGGACGCCTGA
- the thiS gene encoding sulfur carrier protein ThiS — MQIRLNETVRQLSEKTTVEQLLQELGHDSKRVAVELNREVLPREVHPSTQLKENDQVEIVTLVGGGSDPLKDKPLKVGKFTFQSRLFTGTGKYANYGLMKESLELSGCEVTTVAVRRERLIDTQGRNLLDYLDLSRYTILPNTAGCFNAEDAIRHARLARELLKNLENPGADWVKLECLGDKKTLLPDPIDTLKATEQLVKEGFQVLVYTSDDVMLAKRLKEAGAVSVMPAGSPIGSGQGILNPNSIRIILEYLKENDPDYPVIVDAGVGTASDVAFAMELGCDGVLLNTSIASAENPLRMAHAMRWATEAGRQAYLAGRIPRKMYATASSPMEGRISASK, encoded by the coding sequence ATGCAAATACGTCTTAACGAAACCGTTCGCCAACTCTCCGAGAAAACCACGGTTGAGCAACTGCTTCAGGAACTGGGTCACGATTCGAAAAGGGTCGCTGTCGAGTTGAACCGCGAGGTCCTGCCGCGGGAAGTACACCCCAGCACTCAATTGAAGGAAAACGATCAGGTGGAAATTGTCACCTTGGTCGGGGGCGGTTCGGATCCGCTGAAAGATAAACCTCTGAAGGTGGGTAAGTTTACCTTCCAAAGCCGACTCTTCACCGGGACCGGCAAATATGCCAATTACGGCCTGATGAAGGAGAGTCTGGAGCTAAGCGGATGCGAAGTGACTACAGTAGCTGTGCGCCGCGAACGGCTGATAGACACTCAAGGCCGCAACTTGTTGGATTACCTCGATCTGTCTCGCTACACGATCCTGCCGAATACCGCGGGCTGCTTCAATGCCGAGGATGCCATCCGGCACGCCCGGCTGGCTCGCGAGTTGTTGAAGAATCTGGAAAACCCGGGAGCCGATTGGGTGAAGCTGGAATGCCTGGGTGACAAAAAAACTCTGCTGCCCGACCCGATTGATACACTCAAAGCCACAGAACAACTGGTCAAAGAAGGCTTTCAGGTTCTCGTCTACACCAGCGACGATGTGATGCTGGCAAAGAGACTGAAGGAAGCCGGGGCGGTCAGCGTAATGCCGGCCGGGAGTCCGATCGGTAGCGGGCAGGGGATTCTGAACCCCAATAGCATCCGCATTATTCTCGAGTATTTGAAAGAGAACGACCCCGATTATCCTGTGATCGTCGATGCCGGGGTAGGCACGGCCAGTGATGTCGCTTTTGCCATGGAACTGGGTTGCGATGGCGTGCTGCTCAACACTTCTATTGCCTCGGCGGAGAATCCCCTGCGAATGGCTCATGCCATGCGTTGGGCCACCGAAGCGGGACGGCAAGCGTATCTGGCCGGTCGGATTCCCCGGAAAATGTATGCGACCGCCAGCAGCCCCATGGAGGGGCGAATCTCCGCCAGCAAGTAG
- a CDS encoding aminotransferase class V-fold PLP-dependent enzyme, which yields MSFMDWKYHRSRMMLDPDIINLNTGSFGPQPIPVYEAAVRFRQMLAAEPTHFYVRQAPPLLWEARRETAKFLGTTPEKLVFTNNVSSSINFVASGLTISSPGEILLTDHEYGAMHWCWERAAKRLGLTLRTFPLPTMPEDPQEIVDAACAAMTARTRVFFFSHVLSPTGLVLPAKELCTEARKRGILTVVDGAHAPAMIPLNVDDIRADFYAANLHKWLLAPCGAGFLAIGSGNEDRLQPLEVSWGYHYPRTDLDAPDEFGSTRRIRHLEFNGTRDICPWLACPEAIRFQTEIGWQAIRSKIEELSNYVRRRMRETVALKPATPADRRSCGSLTAFNLPEGIHPVKLREAIWKHRIEIPIVERPDRLIIRFSTHFYNTEDEIEALLKILPGALQEAKA from the coding sequence ATATCGTTCATGGACTGGAAATATCATCGTTCGCGGATGATGCTCGACCCCGACATCATCAACCTCAATACGGGCTCCTTCGGCCCGCAACCTATCCCGGTTTATGAAGCGGCAGTCCGCTTCCGCCAAATGCTGGCGGCCGAGCCGACGCACTTTTACGTCAGGCAAGCGCCTCCTTTGCTCTGGGAAGCGCGTAGAGAAACGGCGAAGTTTCTCGGAACGACGCCGGAAAAGCTGGTCTTCACCAATAACGTTTCCTCTTCGATCAATTTCGTCGCCTCGGGGCTGACGATCTCGTCCCCGGGCGAGATATTGCTCACCGATCATGAGTATGGCGCCATGCACTGGTGCTGGGAACGCGCGGCCAAACGCCTCGGCCTGACACTAAGAACTTTTCCGCTGCCGACGATGCCGGAAGACCCTCAAGAAATCGTGGATGCGGCTTGCGCGGCCATGACCGCGCGTACCCGGGTCTTCTTTTTCAGCCACGTCCTGTCACCAACTGGGTTGGTTTTGCCGGCCAAGGAACTCTGTACCGAGGCTCGCAAGCGCGGAATCCTGACCGTCGTGGATGGAGCCCATGCCCCGGCCATGATTCCACTCAACGTCGATGATATCCGAGCCGATTTCTACGCGGCCAATCTTCATAAATGGCTGCTGGCTCCCTGCGGAGCAGGCTTTCTGGCAATAGGCTCTGGAAATGAGGATCGCCTGCAGCCACTGGAGGTCAGCTGGGGCTACCATTATCCGCGAACCGATCTCGATGCCCCCGATGAGTTCGGATCCACCCGGCGCATCCGGCACTTGGAATTCAACGGTACCCGCGATATCTGCCCGTGGCTGGCGTGCCCGGAAGCGATTCGATTTCAAACCGAAATTGGCTGGCAGGCGATTAGAAGCAAAATTGAAGAATTGTCGAATTACGTCCGGCGGCGAATGCGAGAGACAGTCGCTCTCAAACCGGCGACCCCGGCGGATCGGCGCAGTTGCGGCTCACTGACCGCTTTTAATTTACCGGAAGGAATTCACCCGGTGAAATTGCGGGAAGCGATCTGGAAACACCGCATCGAAATCCCCATTGTCGAACGCCCCGACCGCCTAATTATTCGATTCTCCACCCATTTTTATAACACCGAAGACGAGATCGAAGCTCTTCTGAAAATCCTGCCCGGGGCGCTTCAGGAAGCTAAGGCTTAA